GGCGCTTGACGACCTGCCCAGCCCCGCCCGGGGCGGCGTGGATTGCTTTTTGTTAATTGACCCGCCTCGCTTTCAGCCTCATGGCCAGCGCGGGACTCCAccactccccctccccctcttcccCGCCCCGCGGAATCTCCCACCGAACCCACGCGAAACCGGCGTCCAGATCTTCTCCCCCGCGGTTCAGATCCCCGGACCCAGCCGGCGCCTCGTGAAAGTCTGCAGCAGCGACGAGGTAGAAAGCTTCTTGAGTTCTTGTTCTGTTCTCGAATTGGTACCGGTTTATTTATTGGTTGGATTCGCAGTTGCTCTCTGCTAAAAGGTGGCTTAATTGGCTTCTTTATTTGGTAATAGTGTTGCTGCTCAGCTTGAAGCTTCTGCTTATCTAGTTTCAGCTGGTTTCTTTGTTGGTAATTAAGCTCGAGGTGTTTTGCTAGTTCAGAGTTAATCAAAAAGTACACTATTCAAGCAATGATTGAGTTCCTTCCTTGCAAGTATGAGCATCGTACGTTGTATGGGTGGGCGAGAAGCACAGGATCCAACTCAACATTGCCAAGTCACTGACATCCCTGTTCTTTTTGTTGCTGTTGGCAGGTTGCTTGGAGCTGTGGATCCGCTGAGGTGGCGGCATGGGGCTGGATTTGGGAGCTATCCTCAAAACCGGCGGCCTCGCGGTCTCGGACCGCACCGCGATCGTTTCGATCAACATCTTCATTGCGCTGCTCTGCAGCTGCATTGTCATCGGGCACCTGCTGGAAGGGAACCGATGGGTGAACGAGTCCATCACTGCGCTTGTCATGGTgggcgctctgctcttgcagtcCAGGTGTTTGTGGCTTCGCTTCAGTGAGCACTGGTTTGAGTTTCTTTCTTAAATTGTGCCGTGTTGCTTGTAGGGTCTGCTCACTGGAGGTGTGATTCTGCTCGCTACTAATGGGACAAATTCACGCATCCTTGTGTTCAGCGAGGACCTTTTTTTCATCTATTTGCTTCCGCCGATAATCTTCAATGCTGGGTGAGTTTGCAAAGTACTATGATGGTCTAGGATTTCCTTTTGGAACCGAGTCTTTTTGTCTATGAACCAGATGGTTTAGATTGTCTAAGCAATTTGGGGTAGGTTGATTCCGATCAATTTATCATTTGACTAATATGCAATTCTGGGATTCTAAAGCCATGAAATGTTAGTGGTTAAACGGTAAATGCTGAATACACAAAAAATATAGCCAACTTCAAACACACTCTCTTTCCTCCGGATGTCATAATTACACTATGGTGAAACCCTGAATTCGCTATCTTCATTCTTCGCTATAAACTCCAATAGACAATCGATTTTCCTGAAAtacaaagtttcctttggatctTTAGATGATTGCATCAGATGCTTATAGGGACCCTTGTATAAGTGAAGAATGGTTCAAATGATCAGTAAGCACACCTTTGTTTAATCATTTGTATTGAATGTGGTAAGCTATTTCAGTAATTTAGGCTAACAGTACTGAGCTTGACTATCTGCAGAACTTGCTAAAACATTCTATTGTTAATTTGCACACTGTTTGTCTAAGCTCCAAAGTATACCTTTTTGAATGTTTTTCCACATTATCAGGTTTCAAGTAAAGAAGAAACAATTCTTCCGCAACTTTATGACAATTATTTTGTTTGGTGCTGTTGGGACTCTGATTTCCTTTGTAATAATCACTCTTGGTAAGTTGCTAAACCACCTGTGCAATCTGCAAGGTCTTACTTACTTTTGTTTCACATGTATGGTCATAACACATAATGTTTCAAATTAGCAATTACACAACATTTTTGAGGAAAATATGATTGAAGGCACTAGGATTAGTTATAGGTTTGAAAAAATAACTATATAGCACTGGCCTTTTGTAATTACCACgacaatatattttttaactcCAAATCTTTTTAGTGTTTTAGATGGAAACTTTCCTTCAGTCCTTGCTTTGCAGTCAATGATATCTTGTAGATTTTAAGATAAAATATTTGAAGGCTAACATAGCAAATAAATTCGTTTATTAGCAATGAAAACCCATAACTCCTATGCAGCTATTATGGCAGGGTTAGGTGTACATTGCTGAGAATAACTTTCCAGTTTCTTGGTTATATTTAGTGTACCATGTGGGATAGTATTTCAGTAAGTTAATAGGTCTAAACAAAAGGCTTTTAGAACCTGGATCAACAACTTGGAGTGTTAAATAGATAGATATCCTACAGGGTAGGGCTGGTGTCTTCTGGGATTTGCTCTCCTTTTAAATTAGCATAAGTATCCTGAGACCATTACAAGAGGTGAATCTAGTACTGTATGGATGCCCACTATTTGTAAACCATACTGACTAGGGCACCTGACAATGGACACTTGAAAGTAGTCAATTCTTTAAATTCAAAAGACTGAAATGCGCACTTGCATATACATTTTAAATATTCATGAAGTGAGATAATTTAGATACATGCTAAAATAAACTATGCTTGTTGATAGTTGGCAACCATACGATGGATTGATGATAATTAGTCCTGAAACCCATTCATTTGTGGAGGTCATCTTCCTTCAGGAAACTATCTTCAAGCATGATGTACACAAACCTTGTAGCCCTCGAACTTTGATGTCTTGCTCAGGTTTCTAAGATTTTTGTCTAATGGACATACCAGGTGCTATTGGATTGTTCAAGAAACTTGATGTTGGTCCACTCGAGCTTGGGGATTATCTTGGTTGGATATATTCTTGACCTTTTCACTCGCTGATTAGTCCATGGATGCGATTGCCAATTTGCTgatatttgtttgtttgtttgttttttgttttttacctATATGTGCAGCAATTGGTGCTATTTTCTCTGCAACAGATTCTGTTTGCACCTTACAGGTTTCTTGTTGAACAATATGCCGACTTTATCTTATAAAATGAGATAGGAAGCCAATttaattgcattttttttttactttcaggTGCTTAACCAGGATGAAACACCCCTACTCTATAGTCTAGTTTTTGGTGAAGGTGTTGTTAATGATGCGACATCTGTTGTTCTCTTCAATGCAATTGAAAACCTTGATATGGGTCATTTTGATGCTTTTGTTCTGTTGAATTTCATCGGAAAATTTCTCTATCTGTTCTTCACCAGCACAATACTTGGAGTAGCTGTAAGTAGTCTCCTGCTAATTTTGTGAGTTGCGATGTCTTATTGTAATCTCATACTGCCAAAGTAACACTACATTGGAAACCCCAAGCAATCTACCTTGATGAATTGAGCATGCCTCTTTTGACTGACTGGCAGTATTCTTTCATGGCAGACTGGGTTGCTTAGCGCGTACGTTATCAAGAAGCTTTGTTTTGCAAGGTCTGTACAGAGCTCTATGGTTCTTTCGGGTGGTTTATTGTGATTTACTTTTTACTACAAAATAACGTGATGGTACTCAGTGCGAGTTAATGCTTGTGGTGATGTGTAGGCATTCAACTGATAGAGAAGTTTCTATCATGATGCTCATGGCATACCTTTCATACATGCTGTCAATGGTAAGTGCCTGAATGTAAGGAATTCCGAAGTTCAGAGATAAGCAACTCTTGCTAGTAAATAGGAGAGTATATGAGTATCATATGATATTGATAATATATTTAATTTAAACTTTAATCGCCAGTTTCTGTTGATATGCAACCTTTGTTCTTATTTTTCAGCAGCCTTTTGCAAACAACCTGATATCAAGATTTTTCTGATCGTTTCTTCCATATTTCAGCTTTTGGACCTGAGTGGCATTCTTACCGTCTTCTTCTGTGGAATAGTAATGTCACATTACACTTGGCATAATGTGACAGAAAGCTCTAGGGTTACCACTAAGTATGTATTTTCTGCTAGTCAGCTTTACTAGAAAACATTGTGGTTCCTTTTATATAAAAAacaatatatatacacacacactaCCTTACTGAATTACCTTCTTATTGCTGCAGGCATACTTTTGCAACTTTATCATTCATTGCAGaaatttttctctttctctatGTTGGGATGGATGCATTGGACATTGAAAAGTGGAAATTAGCTAGTAGCAGGTACCTTTTGCTGTTGATATTAAATGATGATATTTTACGGACTAGATATATCAACATACATAACATACTAGTAAGAGAATCTCTACAAATTTCCACACTGTTACTAGTTATCTTGAACAAACTATGTGTGATGCTATTGGCTCTGCTTCCATTTAGGCTGCTGTTATGTTAGTCCTGACTTAAATGTTCTTGTTATCCTGGATCTGTTGTTGGCAAGAGGAATGtgtagtctttttttttaaaaatggaaATTCTTCGGTGAATCAGATTCTTCAGATTTCTATTAGTTGTTATTTGGCAAGTGGACGCCGTTGAGTGCTGAGTATAGGTCCACAACAGCAGCTCCCATGGATGTCTTGTCCTTGCTTTTTCTAAGATGACCTTTTctcccaaattaatatttatttgTTTCTCCTATGATGCAGTCCTAAAGAACCAATTGCTTTAAGTGCAATTATATTGGGCTTGGTTATGGTTGGAAGAGCGGCATTTGTGTTCCCTTTGTCTTTCCTATCCAACCTAAGTAAAAAGGAGGCACGTCCGAAGATCTCCTTCAAGCAACAAGTTAGTACTTGAGCTTTTTTCATGCTTCTGCCATTTTTGCGTCCCTTGGAAACCAGGAGCTAACTTTCTGGTATTTTCCTTTAGGTAATCATCTGGTGGGCGG
This sequence is a window from Setaria italica strain Yugu1 chromosome III, Setaria_italica_v2.0, whole genome shotgun sequence. Protein-coding genes within it:
- the LOC101784277 gene encoding sodium/hydrogen exchanger 2, which gives rise to MGLDLGAILKTGGLAVSDRTAIVSINIFIALLCSCIVIGHLLEGNRWVNESITALVMGLLTGGVILLATNGTNSRILVFSEDLFFIYLLPPIIFNAGFQVKKKQFFRNFMTIILFGAVGTLISFVIITLGAIGLFKKLDVGPLELGDYLAIGAIFSATDSVCTLQVLNQDETPLLYSLVFGEGVVNDATSVVLFNAIENLDMGHFDAFVLLNFIGKFLYLFFTSTILGVATGLLSAYVIKKLCFARHSTDREVSIMMLMAYLSYMLSMLLDLSGILTVFFCGIVMSHYTWHNVTESSRVTTKHTFATLSFIAEIFLFLYVGMDALDIEKWKLASSSPKEPIALSAIILGLVMVGRAAFVFPLSFLSNLSKKEARPKISFKQQVIIWWAGLMRGAVSIALAYNKFTASGHTAVRVNAIMITSTVIVVLFSTMVFGFLTKPLLTLLIPPRTGPNTSSLLSSQSILDPLLTSMMGSDFDVGQISSPQYNLQFILTAPTRSVHRLWRKFDDRFMRPMFGGRGFVPFVPGSPVEPSDPDSHLGTVTETDHS